One segment of Campylobacter hominis ATCC BAA-381 DNA contains the following:
- a CDS encoding thiamine phosphate synthase, which produces MCKIFAVTNSEICGGFENLKIKVLRLCEAEISGIIYRDKALNSADYEKNFIEILKICKNFGVKLFLHNFYEVALKLNYPYIWLPLPTLKMCSAKNFKEITVSAHNVYEAKEALGFGATALCLSHIFKTSCKAELTPKGVNLIKNVREFFDGEIYALGGISPNNFNEILLAGTNNLCLMSSLMQIQNEKELLNKF; this is translated from the coding sequence ATGTGTAAAATTTTTGCCGTTACAAATAGTGAAATTTGCGGCGGTTTTGAAAATTTGAAAATCAAAGTTTTACGTCTTTGTGAAGCTGAAATTTCAGGAATAATTTATAGAGACAAAGCTTTAAATAGCGCGGATTATGAAAAAAATTTCATTGAAATTTTAAAAATTTGCAAAAATTTCGGCGTAAAACTTTTTTTACATAATTTTTATGAAGTTGCTTTAAAATTAAATTATCCTTATATTTGGCTTCCTTTGCCGACTTTAAAAATGTGCAGTGCAAAAAATTTTAAAGAGATTACGGTTTCAGCGCATAACGTCTATGAAGCAAAAGAGGCACTTGGATTTGGAGCTACGGCACTTTGTTTGAGTCATATATTTAAAACTTCATGTAAAGCTGAGCTCACTCCGAAAGGAGTAAATCTGATAAAAAATGTGCGTGAATTTTTTGATGGCGAAATTTATGCACTTGGCGGAATTTCACCGAATAATTTCAATGAAATTTTACTTGCCGGCACAAATAATCTTTGTTTAATGAGCTCACTTATGCAAATTCAAAACGAAAAGGAATTATTAAATAAATTTTAA